A window from Heteronotia binoei isolate CCM8104 ecotype False Entrance Well chromosome 15, APGP_CSIRO_Hbin_v1, whole genome shotgun sequence encodes these proteins:
- the SP6 gene encoding transcription factor Sp6, translated as MLTAVCGSLGNQCSETPRSSPTHLELQPLQPYQPHTSPESGGDFPSPLQPTELQHLPLAGPDAEFLTNPGYELHGSPRLDLDGDSQLAPGSYSKLLQTAPDMAHHYEPWFRPTHPSNATEDGGVNPWWDLHAGSSWMDLQSGLQPPGHAGGLQPALGGYGSAEHQLCGPPHHLLQSAPHLMGQEGVKPLDSTQEPHPLEQAGDGSGRPKSSRRSVTRSSGQAACRCPNCQEAERIGQCPDNSKKKHLHNCHIPGCGKAYAKTSHLKAHLRWHSGDRPFVCNWLFCGKRFTRSDELQRHLQTHTGTKKFTCPVCNRVFMRSDHLSKHMKTHEGAKEEAEGDGKAGTEPPAKVKREPDGSSSSAASQPN; from the coding sequence ATGCTCACAGCCGTCTGTGGTTCTCTTGGCAACCAGTGCTCAGAGACACCCCGTTCCTCCCCAACGCACCTGGAGCTGCAGCCGTTGCAGCCCTACCAACCCCACACCAGCCCGGAGAGCGGGGGAGATTTCCCATCCCCTCTGCAGCCGACAGAACTCCAGCACCTGCCTCTAGCTGGGCCTGACGCGGAGTTTTTGACCAACCCTGGTTACGAGCTGCATGGGTCTCCGAGGTTAGACCTGGACGGAGACAGCCAACTGGCCCCCGGCTCGTACTCCAAACTCCTCCAGACAGCTCCGGATATGGCTCACCACTACGAACCCTGGTTCAGGCCTACACATCCGAGCAATGCCACTGAAGACGGTGGCGTTAATCCATGGTGGGATCTCCATGCTGGGTCTAGTTGGATGGATCTTCAAAGTGGTCTCCAACCACCAGGCCACGCGGGTGGACTTCAGCCAGCGCTGGGGGGCTATGGCTCGGCAGAACATCAGCTCTGTGGCCCACCACACCACCTCTTGCAGTCAGCACCGCACCTGATGGGCCAGGAAGGGGTCAAACCCCTGGATTCTACTCAGGAGCCTCATCCTCTCGAGCAGGCCGGGGATGGTAGTGGTAGGCCAAAGAGCTCAAGGCGTTCAGTGACCCGAAGTTCCGGTCAGGCAGCCTGCAGGTGCCCCAACTGTCAGGAGGCTGAGAGGATAGGGCAGTGTCCTGACAACTCCAAGAAGAAGCATCTCCATAACTGCCACATTCCCGGTTGCGGCAAGGCCTACGCCAAGACATCGCACCTGAAAGCTCACCTGAGATGGCACAGTGGGGACCGCCCCTTTGTCTGCAACTGGCTCTTCTGTGGGAAACGCTTCACCCGCTCCGACGAGCTCCAGAGGCACCTTCAGACCCACACGGGAACCAAGAAATTCACCTGCCCTGTTTGTAACCGGGTCTTCATGAGAAGCGACCACCTCAGCAAGCACATGAAGACGCATGAAGGGGCCAAGGAGGAAGCTGAAGGGGACGGCAAAGCTGGGACAGAGCCTCCGGCCAAAGTCAAACGGGAGCCCGATGGAAGCTCTTCGAGCGCTGCTTCCCAACCCAACTGA